The following coding sequences are from one Streptomyces angustmyceticus window:
- the whiG gene encoding RNA polymerase sigma factor WhiG has protein sequence MPQHTSGSDRAAVPPAARGSVRPAPPTSLDELWRSYKASGDGRLREQLILHYSPLVKYVAGRVSVGLPPNVEQADFVSSGVFGLIDAIEKFEPERAIKFETYAITRIRGAMIDELRALDWIPRSVRQKARAVERAYATLEAQLRRTPSEAEVAEEMGIALEELHGVFSQLSLANVVALEELLHVGGEGGERLSLMDTLEDTAAENPVEIAEDRELRRLLARAINTLPEREKTVVTLYYYEGLTLAEIGNVLGVTESRVSQIHTKSVLQLRAKLADVGR, from the coding sequence ATGCCCCAGCACACCTCCGGGTCTGACCGTGCGGCTGTACCACCCGCCGCGCGCGGCAGCGTGCGCCCCGCCCCGCCCACCTCGCTCGACGAGCTGTGGCGCTCCTACAAGGCGTCGGGTGACGGGCGGCTGCGGGAACAGCTGATCCTGCACTACTCGCCGCTGGTCAAGTACGTCGCCGGCCGCGTCAGCGTCGGCCTGCCCCCCAACGTCGAGCAGGCCGACTTCGTCTCCTCCGGAGTCTTCGGACTGATCGACGCCATCGAGAAGTTCGAACCCGAGCGCGCCATCAAGTTCGAGACCTACGCCATCACCCGCATCCGCGGCGCGATGATCGACGAACTGCGCGCACTGGACTGGATCCCGCGCTCCGTCCGGCAGAAGGCCCGCGCCGTCGAACGCGCCTACGCCACCCTCGAAGCGCAACTGCGCCGTACCCCGTCCGAGGCGGAGGTCGCCGAGGAGATGGGCATCGCGCTGGAGGAACTCCACGGCGTGTTCAGCCAGCTGTCGCTGGCGAACGTGGTGGCGCTGGAAGAACTGCTGCACGTCGGCGGAGAGGGGGGCGAACGGCTGAGCCTGATGGACACCCTTGAGGACACGGCCGCCGAGAACCCCGTCGAGATCGCCGAGGACCGCGAGCTGCGACGGCTGCTCGCGCGCGCCATCAACACCCTTCCCGAACGCGAGAAGACCGTGGTCACGCTCTACTACTACGAAGGGCTCACACTCGCCGAGATCGGCAACGTCCTCGGCGTCACGGAGAGCAGGGTCAGCCAGATCCACACCAAGTCCGTACTCCAGCTCAGAGCGAAGCTCGCCGACGTCGGACGCTGA
- the dprA gene encoding DNA-processing protein DprA has product MTRTDAWGFGTEEPSAATESCRGHEPAPTAERCHSTPPPSTTPSGGPRPAGPAATGQRLSSRRPGHDPQRIARAALTRILEPGEETTGRWLREMGPVALWHALADDAADPPAGATPAKIAGLRLRAARARPTADLDTMTALGGRFVCPGDEEWPRQLDDLGDARPIGLWVRGGANLRLWALRSVAVVGARACTEYGAHLATTLGAGFADRGWTVVSGAAYGIDGAAHRGALAADGATIAVMASGVDHAYPRGHTELIGRIAEQGLVVAELPPGDHPTRSRFIQRNRVIAALTRGTVVVEAELRSGSLVTARRALALGRFTMGVPGPVTSSLSAGVHQLLRGEAVVVTDADEVIELVGSIGDLAPERQGPTRLRDLLDPLATRVLEALPARGAADTVRLAEEAGTPRDVTQSKLFELLSLGFVQRCGDRWELARRAEATGASRRGGA; this is encoded by the coding sequence ATGACCAGGACCGACGCATGGGGCTTCGGCACAGAAGAACCGTCCGCCGCCACGGAGAGCTGCCGGGGCCACGAACCCGCTCCGACAGCCGAGCGGTGCCACAGCACGCCCCCACCGAGCACGACCCCATCGGGCGGGCCGCGCCCCGCAGGGCCGGCGGCAACCGGACAACGGCTTTCCTCCCGCCGTCCGGGACATGATCCGCAGCGCATCGCCCGCGCGGCCCTCACCCGCATCCTCGAACCGGGTGAGGAAACCACCGGCCGCTGGCTGCGCGAGATGGGCCCGGTGGCGCTCTGGCACGCCCTCGCCGACGACGCGGCTGACCCGCCCGCGGGCGCGACCCCGGCCAAGATCGCGGGCCTGCGCCTGCGCGCCGCCCGGGCGCGCCCCACCGCGGACCTCGACACCATGACCGCGCTCGGCGGCCGGTTCGTCTGCCCCGGGGACGAGGAATGGCCCCGCCAGCTCGACGATCTCGGTGACGCCCGCCCCATCGGCCTGTGGGTACGCGGCGGTGCCAACCTCAGACTGTGGGCGCTGCGCTCCGTCGCCGTCGTCGGCGCCCGGGCCTGCACCGAATACGGCGCGCACCTCGCCACCACCCTCGGCGCCGGATTCGCTGACCGCGGCTGGACCGTGGTCTCCGGCGCCGCCTACGGCATCGACGGCGCGGCCCACCGCGGCGCGCTGGCCGCCGACGGCGCGACCATCGCCGTCATGGCCTCCGGCGTCGACCACGCCTACCCTCGGGGTCACACCGAGTTGATCGGCCGGATCGCCGAACAGGGCTTGGTGGTCGCCGAGTTACCGCCCGGCGACCACCCCACCCGCAGCCGCTTCATCCAGCGCAACCGCGTCATCGCGGCACTCACCCGAGGCACCGTCGTCGTGGAGGCCGAACTCCGCAGCGGCTCCCTCGTCACCGCCCGGCGAGCGCTGGCCCTCGGCCGCTTCACGATGGGCGTGCCGGGCCCGGTCACCAGCAGCCTGTCCGCCGGTGTGCATCAACTGCTGCGCGGCGAGGCCGTGGTGGTCACCGATGCCGACGAGGTCATCGAACTCGTCGGCAGCATCGGCGACCTGGCCCCCGAGCGGCAGGGCCCGACCCGCCTGCGCGACCTCCTGGACCCCCTCGCGACCCGCGTACTGGAGGCGCTCCCCGCGCGCGGCGCCGCGGACACCGTCCGGCTGGCGGAGGAAGCCGGCACGCCCCGCGATGTCACCCAGAGCAAACTCTTCGAGCTGTTGTCCCTCGGATTCGTGCAAAGGTGCGGTGATCGCTGGGAGTTGGCGCGACGCGCCGAGGCGACCGGAGCTTCCCGGCGAGGCGGTGCTTGA
- a CDS encoding YifB family Mg chelatase-like AAA ATPase yields MGFARTCSVALVGVEGVVVEVQADLEPGVAAFTLVGLPDKSLIESRERVRAAVVNSGAEWPQKKLTVGLSPASVPKGGSGFDLAVACAVLGAAERLDPRELTDLMMIGELGLDGRVRPVRGVLPAVLAAADAGYRQVVVPEQTAAEASLVPGVSVLGIRSLRQLIAVLADEPVPDEEDPREEGRPDPLLAGLVVPGTGAGAGLPAGDHTPDLADVAGQHSARRALEVAAAGRHHIFFKGPPGAGKTMLAERLPGLLPPLSSKESLEVTAVHSVAGTLPPGGPLVHRPPYCAPHHSATMASLVGGGTGLPRPGAVSLAHHGVLFVDEAAECSPRVLDALRQPLESGHVVVARAAGMMRMPARFLLALAANPCPCGRHGTTGGGCECRPSSIRRYRARLSGPLMDRVDLRIAVEPVARSELVALGRGAEATATVAARVQAARERAAARLADTPWQTNSEVPGHELRTRWHVQPGALAPAERDLECGLLTARGLDRVLRVAWTAADLAGRDRPTLDDVNWALELRTGVRRGAPTAAGAGGLTRKPPTAATSPRGQAQR; encoded by the coding sequence ATGGGATTCGCCCGGACCTGCTCCGTCGCCCTGGTCGGCGTCGAAGGCGTCGTCGTCGAGGTCCAGGCCGACCTGGAACCCGGCGTCGCCGCCTTCACCCTCGTCGGACTCCCCGACAAGAGCCTCATCGAGTCCCGCGAGCGGGTGCGGGCCGCGGTCGTGAACTCCGGCGCCGAGTGGCCGCAGAAAAAACTCACCGTCGGCCTCAGCCCGGCCTCCGTGCCCAAAGGCGGCAGCGGATTCGACCTCGCCGTCGCCTGCGCGGTCCTCGGCGCCGCCGAACGCCTCGACCCCCGCGAACTCACCGACCTGATGATGATCGGCGAACTCGGCCTGGACGGCCGGGTCCGGCCCGTCCGCGGCGTGCTGCCCGCCGTGCTGGCCGCCGCCGACGCCGGATACCGCCAGGTCGTCGTCCCGGAACAGACCGCCGCCGAAGCCTCGCTGGTCCCCGGCGTCTCCGTCCTCGGAATCCGCAGCCTGCGCCAGCTCATCGCCGTCCTCGCCGACGAACCGGTGCCCGACGAGGAAGACCCCCGCGAGGAAGGGCGCCCCGACCCGCTCCTCGCCGGCCTGGTCGTGCCCGGCACCGGCGCCGGCGCGGGCCTGCCGGCCGGTGACCACACTCCCGATCTCGCCGACGTCGCAGGCCAGCACAGCGCCCGCCGCGCCCTGGAGGTCGCCGCCGCCGGACGCCACCACATCTTCTTCAAGGGCCCGCCCGGCGCCGGCAAGACCATGCTCGCCGAACGCCTCCCAGGGCTGCTGCCACCGCTGTCCTCCAAGGAGTCCCTGGAGGTCACCGCCGTCCACTCGGTGGCCGGCACCCTCCCGCCCGGAGGGCCACTCGTCCACCGGCCGCCCTACTGCGCCCCGCACCACTCCGCGACGATGGCCTCCCTGGTGGGCGGCGGCACCGGACTGCCCCGCCCCGGAGCCGTGTCCCTGGCCCACCACGGCGTGCTCTTCGTGGACGAGGCCGCCGAATGCAGCCCCCGCGTCCTGGACGCACTGCGCCAGCCACTCGAATCCGGCCATGTCGTCGTCGCCCGCGCGGCGGGCATGATGCGCATGCCCGCCCGCTTCCTCCTCGCCCTCGCAGCCAACCCCTGCCCCTGCGGACGCCACGGCACCACCGGCGGCGGCTGCGAATGCCGCCCGTCCTCCATCCGCCGCTACCGCGCCCGGCTCTCCGGACCCCTGATGGACCGGGTGGACCTCCGCATCGCCGTGGAGCCGGTCGCCCGCTCCGAACTCGTCGCCCTCGGTCGCGGCGCCGAAGCCACCGCGACCGTCGCCGCCCGCGTCCAGGCCGCCCGTGAGCGCGCCGCGGCCCGCCTCGCCGACACCCCGTGGCAGACCAACAGCGAAGTACCCGGCCATGAACTGCGCACCCGCTGGCACGTCCAACCCGGCGCTCTGGCCCCGGCGGAGCGCGACCTCGAATGCGGCCTCCTCACCGCCCGCGGCCTCGACCGCGTCCTCCGCGTCGCCTGGACCGCCGCCGATCTCGCCGGCCGCGACCGCCCCACCCTCGACGACGTCAACTGGGCCCTGGAGCTCCGCACCGGCGTACGCCGCGGCGCACCGACGGCAGCGGGCGCAGGCGGCCTCACCCGCAAGCCCCCCACGGCCGCCACGTCACCCCGCGGGCAGGCACAGCGATGA
- a CDS encoding YraN family protein, which yields MTDPPTDKPADARRRALGRYGEDLATRRLIEAGMRILDRNWRCRDGEIDIVAADGDALVVCEVKTRRAGWYEHPMAAVCPEKTARLRLLAERWLEQHGGPPPGGVRIDVIGVLLPARGAPVVQHARGVA from the coding sequence CTGACCGACCCGCCGACGGACAAACCGGCCGACGCCCGCCGCCGCGCCCTCGGCCGGTACGGCGAAGACCTGGCCACCCGCCGGCTCATCGAGGCCGGAATGCGCATCCTGGACCGCAACTGGCGCTGCCGCGACGGAGAGATCGACATCGTCGCCGCCGACGGAGACGCCCTGGTGGTCTGCGAGGTCAAGACCCGCCGCGCCGGCTGGTACGAACACCCCATGGCGGCCGTCTGCCCCGAGAAGACCGCCCGCCTGCGGCTGCTCGCGGAACGCTGGCTGGAACAGCACGGCGGCCCGCCGCCCGGAGGCGTACGGATCGACGTGATCGGCGTCCTGCTTCCGGCCCGCGGCGCCCCGGTCGTCCAGCACGCCCGAGGGGTGGCCTGA
- a CDS encoding DUF2469 domain-containing protein: MSAEDLEKYETEMELKLYREYRDVVGLFKYVIETERRFYLTNDYEMQVHSVQGEVFFEVSMADAWVWDMYRPARFVKQVRVLTFKDVNIEELNKSDLELPGS, encoded by the coding sequence ATGAGCGCCGAGGACCTCGAGAAGTACGAGACCGAGATGGAGCTGAAGCTCTACCGGGAGTACCGCGACGTCGTCGGACTGTTCAAATATGTGATCGAGACCGAGCGGCGTTTCTACCTCACCAATGACTACGAGATGCAGGTGCACTCCGTCCAGGGCGAGGTGTTCTTCGAGGTGTCGATGGCCGACGCCTGGGTCTGGGACATGTACCGACCAGCCCGCTTCGTAAAACAGGTCCGCGTCCTGACGTTCAAGGACGTGAACATCGAGGAGCTCAACAAGAGCGATCTGGAGCTTCCGGGCAGCTGA
- a CDS encoding NUDIX hydrolase, translating into MVRQVSRIVLLDPDDRILLLHGFEPDRPADQWWFTPGGGLEGAETREEAARRELAEETGITDAVLGPVLWKRRCAFPFDGRRWEQDEWYYLGRTDRTVTDTGGQTDLERRSVSGLRWWTSEELSASHETVYPTRLAELLRTLLDEGPPDAPVLLETERV; encoded by the coding sequence ATGGTGCGCCAGGTCTCCCGCATCGTGCTCCTCGACCCGGATGACCGGATCCTGCTGCTCCACGGCTTCGAGCCGGACCGCCCCGCCGACCAGTGGTGGTTCACCCCCGGTGGCGGTCTGGAAGGGGCGGAGACCCGTGAGGAGGCGGCCCGCCGCGAACTCGCCGAGGAGACCGGCATCACCGACGCCGTCCTCGGCCCCGTCCTGTGGAAGCGCCGCTGCGCCTTCCCGTTCGACGGACGGCGCTGGGAACAGGACGAGTGGTACTACCTGGGCAGAACCGACCGGACTGTCACCGACACCGGTGGGCAGACTGACCTGGAACGACGCAGCGTCTCGGGGCTGAGGTGGTGGACTTCGGAGGAACTGTCCGCCTCGCATGAGACGGTGTATCCGACCAGACTCGCCGAGCTGCTGCGCACGCTGCTCGACGAAGGGCCCCCCGATGCGCCAGTGCTCCTGGAGACCGAGCGGGTCTGA
- the lepB gene encoding signal peptidase I, translated as MSSSTERRTDGRGRTTGSVLSGLAVAVGCVLFLGGFVWAALIYRPYTVPTDSMTPTIAVGARVLAEKVDGSEIRRGDIVVFKDSTWGDLPMVKRVVGVGGDKVACCTEQGRLTINGTPVEEPYLQGSGPASPIGFKATVPRGQLFLLGDHRSDSLDSRVHLTDGDHGSVPRSAVNARVDARAWPLGSVGVMQRPAAFSALPGGTSQPGPVQPIALAVVAGAVLILVGAAHGPLARRKARKRA; from the coding sequence ATGAGCAGCAGTACGGAACGCAGGACCGACGGCCGCGGCCGGACGACGGGCAGTGTGCTGTCCGGTCTGGCCGTGGCCGTCGGCTGTGTGCTGTTCCTGGGCGGCTTCGTATGGGCGGCGCTGATCTACCGCCCCTACACGGTGCCGACCGACTCGATGACGCCGACGATCGCGGTCGGGGCGCGGGTCCTGGCGGAGAAGGTGGACGGCTCCGAGATACGCCGCGGCGACATCGTCGTCTTCAAGGACTCCACCTGGGGCGACCTGCCGATGGTCAAGCGCGTCGTCGGCGTCGGTGGCGACAAGGTCGCCTGCTGCACCGAGCAGGGCCGGCTGACGATCAACGGCACCCCCGTCGAGGAACCGTATCTGCAGGGCAGTGGGCCCGCCTCGCCCATCGGCTTCAAGGCCACCGTCCCCAGGGGTCAGCTCTTCCTGCTCGGCGACCACCGCAGCGACTCCCTCGACTCCCGTGTCCACCTCACCGACGGCGACCACGGCTCCGTGCCGCGCAGCGCCGTCAACGCCCGGGTCGACGCGCGCGCCTGGCCGCTCGGCAGCGTGGGCGTGATGCAGCGCCCGGCGGCCTTCTCCGCCCTCCCCGGCGGCACCTCGCAGCCGGGCCCGGTGCAGCCCATCGCCCTCGCCGTGGTCGCCGGCGCGGTCCTCATCCTGGTCGGCGCGGCCCACGGGCCCCTCGCCCGGCGCAAGGCGCGCAAACGTGCCTGA
- the lepB gene encoding signal peptidase I, giving the protein MGDLAVGARSGTEEPEEPAGRGETPRPVTSSVHPSPPRSGAQAQTQHPSSADSPEPSGTAGMSDTLNTSAGEEASGGVKKAKKPRAFWKELPILIGIALLLALLIKTFLVQAFSIPSDSMQDTLQRGDRVLVDKLTPWFGSKPQRGEVVVFHDPGGWLNETPTPEPNPVQKVLSFIGLMPSAEEKDLIKRVIAVGGDTVECHGTGPVKVNGKALKEDSYIYPGATPCGDRAFGPIHVPKGRIWVMGDHRDDSLDSRYHQNLKGNGTVSENEVVGRAFTIAWPINRWAMLPVPDTFDQPGINKAMAATPAALGLAGAVPIVIWRRRRLTGTRNPR; this is encoded by the coding sequence GTGGGGGACTTGGCGGTCGGCGCGCGGTCCGGAACCGAAGAGCCCGAAGAGCCGGCAGGTCGCGGTGAGACCCCGCGGCCGGTGACGAGTTCCGTGCATCCGTCACCACCCCGGTCAGGGGCGCAGGCACAGACGCAGCATCCGTCATCGGCGGACTCTCCGGAACCGTCGGGCACTGCGGGCATGTCGGATACGTTGAACACGTCAGCGGGCGAGGAGGCGAGCGGCGGCGTGAAGAAGGCCAAGAAGCCGCGTGCTTTCTGGAAGGAGCTGCCGATCCTCATCGGCATCGCTCTGCTCCTCGCGCTGCTGATCAAGACCTTCCTGGTGCAGGCGTTCTCGATCCCGTCCGACTCGATGCAGGACACCCTGCAGCGCGGGGACCGGGTGCTGGTCGACAAGCTGACACCGTGGTTCGGCTCCAAGCCGCAGCGCGGCGAGGTCGTCGTCTTCCACGACCCGGGCGGCTGGCTGAACGAGACGCCGACCCCCGAGCCGAACCCCGTGCAGAAGGTCCTCAGCTTCATCGGCCTGATGCCCTCGGCCGAGGAGAAGGACCTGATCAAGCGGGTCATCGCGGTCGGCGGCGACACCGTCGAGTGCCACGGCACGGGCCCGGTCAAGGTCAACGGCAAGGCCCTCAAGGAGGACTCGTACATCTACCCCGGTGCCACCCCGTGCGGCGACCGGGCGTTCGGCCCGATCCATGTCCCCAAGGGCCGGATCTGGGTGATGGGCGACCATCGCGACGACTCCCTCGACTCCCGTTACCACCAGAACCTCAAGGGCAACGGCACGGTCTCGGAGAACGAGGTGGTCGGCAGGGCGTTCACCATCGCCTGGCCGATCAACCGCTGGGCGATGCTGCCCGTGCCGGACACCTTCGACCAGCCCGGAATCAACAAGGCCATGGCGGCGACGCCCGCGGCCCTCGGACTGGCCGGCGCGGTGCCGATCGTGATCTGGCGTCGCCGAAGGCTGACCGGAACACGTAACCCCAGGTAA
- the lepB gene encoding signal peptidase I: MGSRGRPRHAGQGTGRTGRAAGRSKRGSGAPERGTGSPYGGGETYGGGDAYGGGDAYGGTGAYGGGDGYGGSQAYGGDTYAGPGEPGGSAGPRTDGAATGRRAGRTGTGGRAERRRLARRIKRRRQRSYLKEIPILVGVALAIALVLKTFLVQAFVIPSGSMEQTIRIGDRVLVDKLTPWFGSKPARGDVVVFKDPGGWLKGEQNKPADDGGAFQPVKDAMTFIGLLPSADEQDLIKRVVAVGGDTVKCCDEQGKVTVNGTPLTEPYIHPGNPPSTLKFTVNVPIGRIFVMGDHRSNSADSRFHLDEPYRGTVSEDGVVGRAVVIGWPFSHWRRLEEPDTFTSVRDAPGAKASAAGAPHRLSTDSLTVLPTPAELPLVMGVVGLHRLTGGRVRGVRSRCGGLGGRRAVRNRRARRAGRSR, from the coding sequence GGACCGGCAGGGCGGCGGGCCGGTCCAAGCGGGGCAGCGGCGCGCCGGAGCGGGGCACCGGGAGCCCGTACGGCGGTGGCGAGACGTACGGGGGCGGTGACGCGTACGGCGGCGGTGACGCGTACGGGGGTACCGGGGCGTACGGGGGTGGTGACGGATACGGGGGCAGCCAGGCGTACGGCGGCGACACGTACGCCGGCCCCGGGGAGCCCGGTGGGAGCGCCGGTCCCCGGACGGACGGGGCGGCGACCGGCAGGCGGGCGGGACGGACCGGCACCGGTGGCCGGGCCGAGCGGCGGCGCCTGGCCCGGCGCATCAAGCGCCGCAGGCAGCGCTCCTACCTCAAGGAGATCCCCATCCTCGTCGGCGTGGCGCTGGCCATCGCCCTCGTCCTGAAGACCTTTCTCGTCCAGGCCTTCGTCATCCCGTCCGGCTCCATGGAGCAGACGATCAGGATCGGCGACCGGGTGCTGGTCGACAAGCTGACGCCGTGGTTCGGCTCCAAGCCGGCGCGCGGCGACGTGGTCGTCTTCAAGGACCCCGGCGGCTGGCTCAAGGGCGAGCAGAACAAGCCCGCCGACGACGGCGGCGCCTTCCAGCCGGTCAAGGACGCCATGACCTTCATCGGCCTGCTGCCGTCGGCCGACGAGCAGGACCTGATCAAGCGGGTCGTGGCGGTCGGCGGCGACACCGTCAAATGCTGCGACGAGCAGGGCAAGGTCACGGTCAACGGCACCCCGCTGACCGAACCGTACATCCATCCGGGCAACCCGCCCTCCACGCTCAAGTTCACCGTGAACGTCCCCATCGGGCGGATCTTCGTGATGGGCGACCACCGCTCCAACTCGGCGGATTCGCGCTTCCACCTGGACGAGCCGTACCGTGGCACGGTCTCGGAGGACGGTGTCGTGGGCCGGGCCGTGGTGATCGGCTGGCCGTTCAGCCACTGGCGGCGCCTGGAAGAACCGGACACCTTCACGAGCGTGCGCGACGCGCCGGGCGCCAAGGCGTCGGCGGCAGGCGCGCCGCATAGGCTGTCCACCGACAGTTTGACCGTACTCCCGACCCCTGCGGAACTCCCGCTCGTTATGGGAGTGGTGGGCCTGCACCGGTTGACGGGCGGGCGAGTGCGTGGAGTGAGGAGCAGATGTGGGGGACTTGGCGGTCGGCGCGCGGTCCGGAACCGAAGAGCCCGAAGAGCCGGCAGGTCGCGGTGA